In one Saccharibacillus brassicae genomic region, the following are encoded:
- a CDS encoding Fpg/Nei family DNA glycosylase: MMPELPEIEHYRRQLGQWILDLPIQRVKLNHAHSTDVEPEEFAAALEARSLLFLERRGTFLIFHLDNGHRLLIALAKDGALYCGEQDEQPPFVSQAEIGFGERTLYIAGKGSVLRLMTVRGLDEVLKTLGPDPFSRQATPEYFVSQLKKRRGALRSILTGQKLVAGIGPRYADEIAFAAGLLPSVKTQELNGESAARLYEALEEVLKAAIDGGGCITVPLNADDAVTGGYLSQCRVFEREGQPCTEDGAPVQKMDVAGKKAYYCPQCQHEQTPVFS, translated from the coding sequence ATGATGCCGGAACTGCCGGAAATCGAACATTACCGCAGACAATTGGGTCAATGGATTCTCGACCTGCCGATTCAACGAGTGAAACTGAACCATGCGCACAGTACCGATGTCGAGCCGGAAGAATTTGCCGCCGCGCTGGAGGCCAGAAGCCTGCTCTTTTTGGAGCGCCGCGGAACGTTTCTTATTTTCCATCTCGATAACGGGCATCGCCTGCTGATCGCTCTGGCCAAAGACGGAGCGCTTTACTGCGGGGAACAAGACGAGCAGCCGCCGTTCGTCTCCCAGGCCGAGATCGGCTTCGGGGAACGGACGCTGTACATCGCGGGCAAAGGCAGCGTGCTGCGTCTGATGACCGTACGCGGTCTGGACGAAGTGCTCAAGACGCTCGGTCCCGATCCGTTTTCCCGTCAAGCGACGCCGGAGTACTTCGTGTCCCAGCTCAAGAAGCGCCGGGGCGCGCTGCGCAGCATCCTGACCGGCCAGAAGCTGGTCGCGGGAATCGGTCCGCGCTACGCGGACGAGATCGCTTTTGCCGCGGGCCTGCTGCCTTCGGTCAAAACGCAGGAGCTGAACGGCGAAAGTGCGGCCCGTCTGTACGAAGCGCTGGAAGAAGTGCTCAAGGCCGCGATCGACGGCGGAGGCTGCATTACTGTTCCACTGAACGCGGACGACGCGGTAACCGGCGGGTATCTCTCGCAGTGCCGGGTGTTCGAGCGCGAAGGACAACCGTGTACGGAAGACGGAGCACCGGTGCAAAAAATGGACGTAGCGGGCAAAAAAGCGTATTACTGCCCGCAGTGCCAGCACGAACAGACGCCGGTATTCTCCTGA
- a CDS encoding HAD-IIA family hydrolase gives MPSPNAFLIDLDGTLYHGERRVPGADELIAALNERGIPFLFLTNNSSASQDTVAQRLNNMGIPAKREQVCTSSMAAAAYIAQRKPGASVAIFGEAGLRGAAAAAGLSEFAGDPRQGRPDYVIQGIDREFSYGKLAQAGRWILGGSEFVLTNPDLLLPSENGLMPGAGTLGASLEAMTGVKPTVIGKPSPILMNFAFDLLGVEAADVTVIGDNMMTDIKAGAQSGCRSLLLLTEEGVTTPHNLERHQVLADAKPDLIRHNLREIQDWILSGY, from the coding sequence ATGCCAAGCCCCAACGCTTTTTTGATCGACCTGGACGGGACGCTGTATCACGGCGAACGCCGCGTTCCGGGAGCGGACGAACTGATCGCGGCGCTGAACGAACGCGGCATCCCGTTTCTTTTTCTGACCAACAATTCGTCCGCGTCCCAGGATACGGTCGCCCAACGCTTGAACAACATGGGCATTCCCGCGAAGCGTGAGCAGGTCTGCACGTCTTCGATGGCGGCCGCGGCCTATATCGCGCAGCGCAAGCCCGGCGCTTCGGTCGCGATATTCGGCGAAGCGGGGCTTCGCGGCGCGGCAGCCGCGGCCGGCCTCTCTGAATTCGCGGGCGATCCGAGGCAAGGACGTCCCGATTACGTCATTCAAGGCATCGACCGCGAGTTTTCCTACGGAAAGCTTGCGCAGGCAGGCCGCTGGATTCTCGGCGGATCGGAATTCGTGCTGACGAATCCCGACCTGCTGCTGCCTTCGGAAAACGGCTTGATGCCGGGAGCGGGCACGCTCGGCGCATCGCTCGAAGCGATGACGGGCGTCAAGCCTACGGTCATCGGCAAGCCTTCGCCGATCCTGATGAATTTCGCGTTCGATCTCCTCGGCGTCGAAGCCGCAGACGTGACGGTGATCGGCGACAACATGATGACCGATATCAAAGCCGGCGCGCAGTCGGGCTGCCGCTCGCTGCTGCTGCTGACCGAAGAAGGCGTCACGACGCCGCATAATCTCGAACGTCATCAGGTTCTGGCCGACGCCAAGCCGGATCTGATCAGACACAATTTACGTGAAATCCAAGACTGGATATTAAGCGGATACTAA
- a CDS encoding cyclic-phosphate processing receiver domain-containing protein yields MTNTENKPKIHLYMDDWRPCPEGFALARTGEECLTLLRDCEVGILSLDHEMGPDEPSGSEVAARIVANGTFPKEIYLHTSSEYGRRSMYEILYAGKPEHVILHRDSMPEDVRRRAAAEQSQS; encoded by the coding sequence ATGACGAATACGGAAAACAAACCGAAAATCCATCTGTACATGGACGATTGGCGTCCGTGCCCGGAAGGGTTCGCGCTGGCCCGCACCGGCGAAGAATGCCTGACGCTGCTGCGGGACTGCGAAGTCGGCATTTTGTCGCTCGATCACGAGATGGGACCCGACGAGCCGAGCGGAAGCGAAGTTGCGGCCCGAATCGTCGCCAACGGCACGTTCCCCAAAGAGATCTACCTGCATACGTCCAGCGAATACGGCCGCCGCAGCATGTACGAAATTCTGTACGCGGGCAAGCCGGAACATGTCATCTTGCATCGCGATTCCATGCCGGAAGACGTCCGCAGACGCGCCGCGGCGGAGCAATCGCAGTCGTGA
- a CDS encoding thioredoxin family protein has translation MRESTERELLGWIEAGERRIIVFGHTPFCGTCRVARRMLEVVEQMNPEIDIYALDLNFAPEFIQKYRVRSTPSLSVFEPGTRGEPRTAYAMQSVPYLLDFIG, from the coding sequence GTGAGAGAGTCGACAGAACGCGAACTGCTTGGCTGGATCGAAGCGGGGGAACGCCGGATTATCGTTTTCGGGCATACTCCTTTTTGCGGAACGTGCCGCGTGGCGCGGCGGATGCTCGAAGTGGTCGAACAGATGAATCCCGAGATCGACATCTATGCGCTGGACCTGAACTTTGCGCCCGAATTCATACAAAAGTACCGCGTGCGCAGCACGCCTTCGCTGAGCGTCTTCGAACCGGGGACACGCGGCGAGCCGAGAACGGCCTATGCGATGCAGTCGGTGCCGTATCTGCTCGATTTTATCGGGTAG